A genomic stretch from Myxococcota bacterium includes:
- a CDS encoding CsbD family protein produces the protein MSGKLDKAKGQVKESVGKAIGNKRMERSGRRDRVVGETKDRASRFKKGIEKKIDEKLDQMEDDDRGRDRANG, from the coding sequence ATGTCAGGCAAGCTGGACAAGGCCAAGGGTCAGGTGAAGGAGAGTGTCGGGAAGGCGATCGGCAACAAGCGCATGGAGCGCTCGGGCCGGCGCGACCGGGTCGTGGGCGAGACGAAGGATCGGGCGTCGAGGTTCAAGAAAGGCATCGAGAAGAAGATCGACGAGAAGCTCGACCAGATGGAAGACGACGACCGCGGCCGCGACCGCGCCAACGGCTGA
- a CDS encoding metallophosphoesterase yields the protein MRVAAVGDLHVEPEVSGDWRQALEPVSDQADALLLAGDLTQGGTAEEAAALAAALAEVAIPVFAVLGNHDLDACHSDWLRRILERAHVCVLEGDAAALDVRGHTLGIAGTIGFGGGFLGAEAADFGEAEMKSFVGRSRRLADSLEAALASLDAEVRIALTHYAPVADTLQGERREIHPFLGSHFLGTAIDATGADLALHGHAHLGCEEGKTPGGVIVRNVAQPVIRAPYRVFRFGGFGP from the coding sequence ATCCGGGTCGCTGCCGTGGGCGACCTGCACGTCGAGCCGGAGGTCTCCGGCGACTGGCGCCAGGCGCTCGAGCCGGTCTCGGACCAGGCCGACGCGCTCCTTTTGGCGGGTGACCTGACGCAGGGCGGGACCGCCGAGGAGGCGGCCGCGCTGGCCGCCGCCCTGGCCGAGGTCGCGATTCCGGTATTCGCCGTGCTCGGCAACCACGACCTCGACGCCTGTCACTCGGACTGGCTGCGCCGGATCCTGGAGCGCGCGCACGTGTGCGTGCTCGAAGGCGACGCCGCAGCGCTGGACGTGCGCGGTCATACGCTGGGCATCGCCGGCACGATCGGCTTCGGCGGCGGCTTCCTGGGCGCCGAGGCGGCGGACTTCGGCGAGGCCGAGATGAAGAGCTTCGTCGGCCGCTCGCGCCGCCTGGCCGACTCGCTCGAGGCTGCGCTGGCGTCGCTCGACGCCGAGGTGCGGATTGCGCTCACCCACTACGCGCCGGTGGCCGACACGCTGCAGGGCGAGCGGCGGGAGATCCACCCGTTCCTGGGCAGTCACTTCCTGGGCACGGCGATCGACGCCACCGGCGCCGACCTCGCGCTCCACGGTCACGCGCACCTGGGCTGCGAGGAGGGCAAGACGCCGGGCGGCGTGATCGTGCGCAACGTGGCGCAGCCCGTGATCCGCGCGCCCTACCGGGTGTTCCGCTTCGGGGGCTTCGGACCCTGA
- a CDS encoding mechanosensitive ion channel family protein: MWATLAAQIHSRPLERAFLIFSRIDTDDWLVLAALAAVAIVAAFALTSLVVRVLAAMAKRSVTMLDDRFVALATGPLRLCIAVLLFSLGRRLIDLSPATETVFGRIESALFIGAAFWHLLRLFDLLGDDYRRRFLRRGQGQASAILGLVQRLAKLAAIGIAVITVLDNAGVHVTALLAGVGLGGIAIALAAQKSLENLFGGLTLYLDRPVRVGSFCRFGDRIGEIEEIGLRSTRVRTPERTLVTVPNGEFANMQLESFGSQDKIWFHPTLAIRSNTPPERVRGILAALRETLAKHPRIEHGTARVRVGGFGSFSINLDLSAYVQTSSLDEYFAIAEELHLAVLDVLAEHGSGIAFNAPPEFK, from the coding sequence ATGTGGGCGACGCTCGCCGCGCAGATCCACTCACGGCCGCTCGAGCGCGCGTTCCTGATCTTCTCGCGCATCGACACCGACGACTGGCTGGTGCTCGCGGCGCTTGCCGCCGTGGCGATCGTGGCCGCGTTCGCGCTCACCTCGCTCGTCGTGCGCGTGCTCGCGGCCATGGCGAAGCGCAGCGTGACCATGCTCGACGACCGCTTCGTGGCGCTCGCCACCGGCCCGTTGCGGCTGTGTATCGCGGTGCTCTTGTTCTCGCTCGGCCGGCGCCTGATCGACCTGTCGCCCGCGACCGAGACGGTGTTCGGGCGCATCGAGAGCGCGCTGTTCATCGGGGCCGCGTTCTGGCACCTGCTGCGCCTGTTCGACCTGCTCGGCGACGACTACCGCCGGCGCTTCCTGCGCCGCGGCCAGGGCCAGGCCAGCGCGATCCTGGGCCTCGTGCAGCGCCTGGCCAAGCTGGCGGCGATCGGCATCGCGGTGATCACCGTGCTCGACAACGCGGGCGTGCACGTGACCGCGCTGCTCGCGGGCGTGGGCCTGGGCGGCATCGCGATCGCGCTGGCGGCGCAGAAGTCGCTCGAGAACCTGTTCGGGGGGCTCACCCTGTATCTCGATCGGCCGGTGCGCGTGGGCAGCTTCTGCCGCTTCGGCGACCGCATCGGCGAGATCGAGGAGATCGGCCTGCGCTCGACCCGCGTGCGCACGCCCGAGCGCACGCTCGTGACCGTGCCCAACGGCGAGTTCGCGAACATGCAGCTCGAGAGCTTCGGCTCGCAGGACAAGATCTGGTTCCACCCCACCCTGGCGATCCGCTCCAACACGCCGCCCGAGCGCGTGCGCGGCATCCTGGCTGCCCTGCGCGAGACCCTCGCCAAGCACCCGCGCATCGAGCACGGCACGGCCCGGGTCCGGGTCGGCGGCTTCGGCTCGTTCTCCATCAACCTCGACCTGTCCGCCTACGTCCAGACGTCGAGCCTCGACGAGTATTTCGCGATCGCGGAGGAGCTGCATCTCGCCGTCCTCGACGTGCTGGCCGAGCACGGCTCGGGCATCGCCTTCAACGCGCCGCCGGAGTTCAAGTGA
- a CDS encoding glycosyltransferase family 4 protein: MRIAQISPLYESVPPGGYGGTERVVSWLTEALVAAGHDLTLFATGDSRTSAELVPCAPRALRTDPDAHDPLASHLLMLERAYRCADQFDVIHAHVDYLAFPFARRVSCPTLTTLHGRLDLPMLQPMFREYREQRVVSISDDQRRPLPYARWEATIHHGLPPELFEFHAEPDDYLAFLGRISPEKRVDRAIEIALRAGRRLKIAAKIDAADRAYYEREVRDLLAHPLVEYVGELGDADKNAFLGQASAVLFPIDWPEPFGLIMIESLACGTPVIAWPQGSVPEVIDDGVSGFLCSDIESAVRAVGELEKLDRRRCREAFEARFTAERMASDYAAVYRRLCG; this comes from the coding sequence ATGCGCATCGCCCAGATCTCGCCCTTGTACGAGTCGGTCCCGCCGGGCGGCTACGGTGGAACCGAGCGCGTGGTGTCGTGGCTCACCGAGGCGCTGGTCGCAGCCGGTCACGATCTGACCTTGTTCGCGACCGGTGACTCCCGCACGAGCGCGGAGCTCGTGCCATGCGCGCCGCGGGCGCTGCGCACCGATCCCGATGCCCACGACCCGCTCGCGAGTCATTTGCTCATGCTGGAGCGCGCGTACCGCTGTGCGGACCAATTCGACGTGATCCACGCGCACGTCGACTATCTCGCGTTCCCATTCGCGCGGCGCGTGTCCTGCCCCACGCTGACCACGCTGCACGGCCGGCTCGACCTGCCCATGCTGCAGCCGATGTTCCGCGAGTACCGCGAGCAGCGCGTGGTGTCGATCTCCGACGACCAGCGCCGTCCCCTGCCCTACGCGCGCTGGGAGGCCACGATCCACCACGGTCTGCCGCCCGAGCTGTTCGAGTTCCACGCCGAGCCCGACGACTACCTGGCGTTCCTGGGCCGGATCTCGCCCGAGAAGCGGGTCGACCGCGCGATCGAGATCGCGCTGCGCGCGGGCCGGCGCTTGAAGATCGCCGCCAAGATCGACGCGGCGGACAGGGCCTACTACGAACGCGAGGTGCGCGACTTGCTCGCGCATCCGCTGGTCGAGTACGTGGGCGAGCTCGGCGATGCGGACAAGAACGCGTTTCTCGGTCAAGCTTCGGCGGTGCTGTTCCCCATCGACTGGCCCGAGCCGTTCGGGCTGATCATGATCGAGTCACTCGCCTGCGGCACGCCCGTGATCGCCTGGCCGCAGGGCTCCGTGCCCGAGGTGATCGACGACGGCGTCTCGGGCTTCCTGTGCAGCGACATCGAGTCCGCGGTGCGGGCGGTGGGAGAGCTCGAGAAGCTCGACCGCCGGCGCTGCCGCGAAGCGTTCGAGGCGCGCTTCACCGCCGAGCGCATGGCGAGCGACTACGCCGCCGTGTACCGGCGGCTGTGCGGATGA
- a CDS encoding DUF4142 domain-containing protein has protein sequence MRDTLFQLVGFVAALTFANGYRDVDVAQEFVNRAALVSQFEISVADLAKERGDDRSRAFAARIRREHQQSQRELEKIANEQKLELPQKLDARHTAALALLGNLKGADFDRAFARSQVDAHREAVALFETEATDGANPSLRDFAERNLPVLRDHLTRAEALYD, from the coding sequence ATGCGTGACACACTCTTCCAGCTCGTCGGATTCGTGGCCGCGCTCACGTTCGCGAACGGCTATCGCGACGTGGACGTCGCGCAGGAGTTCGTGAACCGCGCCGCGCTGGTGTCGCAGTTCGAGATCTCGGTCGCCGATCTCGCGAAGGAGCGCGGCGACGACCGCTCGCGGGCCTTCGCGGCGCGCATCCGGCGCGAGCACCAGCAGTCACAGCGCGAGCTCGAGAAGATCGCGAACGAGCAGAAGCTCGAGCTGCCGCAAAAGCTCGACGCACGCCACACGGCCGCGCTCGCGCTGCTCGGCAACCTGAAGGGCGCCGACTTCGACCGCGCGTTCGCGCGCTCGCAGGTCGATGCGCACCGAGAGGCGGTGGCGCTGTTCGAGACCGAAGCGACCGACGGCGCCAACCCATCGCTGCGCGACTTCGCGGAGCGCAACCTGCCGGTGCTGCGCGACCACCTGACTCGCGCCGAGGCGCTGTACGACTGA
- a CDS encoding glycogen debranching N-terminal domain-containing protein encodes MNPETHTDFKILAEDGPTDERALVLARGDSFALFDHHGDLRPQPSGRHGLFFDGTRFLSLLVVRLARRRPLLLSSGPRGGNEGLSVHATNADVRDGDVLRLPRETVYLHRSIELSDGGLRLELALRSFAAVPVTLDLDFAFGADFADVFEVRGARRERRGSQSQPLIEAAAVELRYTGLDRVDRSTRLTFSEPPAAIGPDYAHYKLMLEPGGRRPLTLSVQCEIRAGEVRRYGSFARPRAARRDPPPALFIESSNPAFDGWVRRSAQDLAMMTAETAHGPFPYAGVPWFSTPFGRDALVTAFSVLWLDPGLARGVLRFLAATQSDRSDAHDDAEPGKIVHEMRGGEMAALDEVPFARYYGSVDVTPWFLLLASAYHERTGDDDLVRELWPAFHRALRWIDGPGDPDGDGFVEYLQRSPGGLANQGWKDSHDSIMHADGTLAEGPIALCEVQAYVYAAKLGMARFARQLGDLRLATQLEEDAQRLRVEFQRAFWCDDLGTYALALDGKKQPCRVRSSNAGHTLLTGIASHEQAMRVSETLFDQELFSGWGVRTLAATERRFNPMSYHNGSVWPHDNALLACGLARYGAPEAAARILHGMFDASCFMADSRLPELLCGFSRVHGEAPTLYPVACIPQAWSAASVFLTLQSVLRLSVDARRRQIRLSRPSLPGFLDRLVIRELAVDGASIDLLFERAGSEVDLRVLRQTGDLDLVLSLA; translated from the coding sequence ATGAACCCCGAAACCCACACCGACTTCAAGATCCTGGCCGAGGACGGGCCGACCGACGAGCGAGCGCTCGTGCTCGCGCGCGGAGACAGCTTCGCGCTGTTCGACCACCATGGCGACCTCCGGCCCCAGCCCAGCGGCCGCCACGGTCTGTTCTTCGACGGCACGCGCTTCCTGTCGCTGCTCGTGGTCAGACTCGCGCGCCGCCGCCCGCTCCTGCTCTCGTCGGGACCGCGCGGCGGGAACGAGGGTCTCTCGGTCCACGCCACGAACGCCGACGTGCGCGACGGCGACGTGTTGCGCTTGCCGCGGGAGACGGTGTATCTGCACCGATCGATCGAGCTGTCGGATGGCGGGCTGCGGCTCGAGCTCGCGCTGCGCAGCTTCGCCGCGGTGCCGGTCACGCTCGACCTCGACTTCGCCTTCGGCGCCGACTTCGCCGACGTGTTCGAAGTGCGCGGAGCGCGCCGCGAGCGGCGCGGCAGCCAGTCACAGCCCTTGATCGAAGCCGCGGCCGTCGAGCTGCGCTACACCGGGCTGGATCGGGTGGACCGCAGCACCCGGCTCACGTTCAGCGAGCCACCGGCCGCGATCGGCCCCGACTACGCGCACTACAAGCTCATGCTCGAGCCCGGCGGACGCCGCCCGCTCACGCTCTCGGTGCAGTGCGAGATCCGCGCGGGCGAGGTGCGCCGCTACGGCAGCTTCGCACGCCCGCGCGCGGCGCGGCGCGATCCGCCACCCGCGCTGTTCATCGAGTCGTCGAACCCGGCCTTCGACGGCTGGGTGCGCCGCTCGGCGCAGGACCTGGCGATGATGACCGCCGAGACCGCGCACGGCCCGTTCCCCTATGCGGGCGTACCCTGGTTCTCGACACCCTTCGGCCGCGACGCGCTGGTGACCGCCTTCTCGGTGCTGTGGCTCGACCCGGGGCTGGCGCGCGGCGTGCTGCGTTTCCTGGCCGCGACTCAGTCCGACCGCAGCGACGCGCACGACGACGCCGAGCCGGGCAAGATCGTGCACGAGATGCGCGGCGGCGAGATGGCCGCGCTCGACGAGGTCCCCTTCGCCCGCTACTACGGCAGCGTCGACGTGACTCCCTGGTTCCTGCTGCTCGCGTCGGCCTACCACGAGCGCACGGGCGACGACGACCTGGTGCGCGAGCTGTGGCCCGCGTTCCACCGGGCTCTGCGCTGGATCGACGGGCCGGGTGACCCCGACGGCGACGGCTTCGTCGAGTATCTCCAGCGCTCGCCCGGGGGTCTGGCGAATCAGGGCTGGAAGGACTCGCACGACTCGATCATGCACGCCGACGGCACGCTGGCGGAAGGGCCGATCGCGCTGTGCGAGGTGCAGGCCTACGTGTACGCGGCCAAGCTCGGCATGGCGCGCTTCGCCCGCCAGCTCGGCGACCTGCGGCTCGCCACCCAGCTCGAAGAGGACGCCCAGCGCCTGCGCGTGGAGTTCCAGCGCGCCTTCTGGTGCGACGACCTGGGCACCTACGCGCTCGCGCTCGACGGCAAGAAGCAGCCCTGCCGCGTGCGCAGCTCGAACGCCGGTCACACCCTGCTCACCGGCATCGCGTCGCACGAGCAGGCCATGCGCGTGTCCGAGACACTCTTCGACCAGGAGCTGTTCTCGGGCTGGGGCGTGCGCACGCTGGCGGCCACGGAGCGCCGCTTCAACCCCATGTCGTATCACAACGGCTCGGTCTGGCCGCACGACAATGCCCTCCTGGCGTGCGGTCTGGCGCGCTACGGCGCGCCCGAGGCGGCCGCCAGGATCCTGCACGGCATGTTCGATGCGAGCTGCTTCATGGCCGACTCACGCCTGCCGGAGCTCTTGTGCGGCTTCTCGCGCGTGCACGGTGAGGCGCCCACGCTCTACCCGGTGGCGTGCATTCCGCAGGCGTGGTCCGCGGCCAGCGTGTTTCTCACCCTGCAGTCGGTGTTGCGGCTCTCGGTCGACGCGCGCCGGCGCCAGATCCGGCTGTCGCGGCCCTCTCTGCCCGGCTTCCTCGACCGGCTGGTGATTCGCGAGCTGGCCGTCGACGGCGCGTCGATCGATCTCTTGTTCGAGCGCGCGGGCAGCGAGGTCGACCTGCGCGTGCTGCGCCAGACGGGGGACCTGGACCTGGTGCTCTCGCTCGCCTAG
- the pgsA gene encoding CDP-diacylglycerol--glycerol-3-phosphate 3-phosphatidyltransferase, translating into MQISAEKTANLSSRDMAETPWNLPNFITLIRIGLSPLLFALPWYHGRWWSTFIGIAFLAVSLTDILDGYLARSYGLESRLGKLLDPLADKVLMMTAFVMLIAVGRMPFWSLPLVVAILGRELAVSGLRGAAGDQGVVIPASPLAKWKTGFQLGSLTALLIHWPFLGLPAHEIGLALLVIATALTLISGYAYLRAYFETPPPTRPASRP; encoded by the coding sequence ATGCAGATTTCCGCTGAGAAAACGGCCAACCTGTCGTCCCGCGACATGGCCGAGACTCCGTGGAACCTGCCGAACTTCATCACGCTGATCCGCATCGGGCTCTCCCCGTTGCTGTTCGCCCTGCCGTGGTACCACGGCCGCTGGTGGAGCACGTTCATCGGGATCGCGTTCCTCGCGGTGTCACTCACCGACATACTCGACGGCTATCTCGCACGGAGCTACGGCCTCGAGAGCCGGCTCGGCAAGTTACTCGATCCGCTCGCGGACAAGGTCCTGATGATGACCGCGTTCGTGATGCTGATCGCCGTCGGCCGCATGCCGTTCTGGAGCTTGCCGCTGGTGGTCGCGATCCTGGGCCGCGAGCTCGCCGTCAGCGGCCTGCGCGGCGCGGCCGGCGACCAGGGCGTGGTCATCCCCGCCTCGCCGCTGGCCAAGTGGAAGACCGGCTTCCAGCTCGGCTCGCTGACGGCGCTCTTGATCCACTGGCCGTTCCTCGGCCTTCCGGCGCACGAGATCGGCCTCGCGCTCCTGGTGATCGCCACCGCCCTGACGCTGATCTCGGGCTACGCCTACCTGCGCGCCTACTTCGAGACGCCCCCGCCGACCCGGCCCGCCAGCCGCCCTTGA
- a CDS encoding lytic transglycosylase domain-containing protein, translating to MGSTGKSLRRAAWLAAALAAFLLPRAADAQIYVYKDEYGRTFFTDAPPHDGYEAYHPKGTLKVRPGARGPTPVDQRSFDAAIRRASRQHGVSAALVKAVIAAESGFDRWAESTKGARGLMQLMPATADELGVDDAYDPWQNIDGGTKYLCELIDRFPGELELALAAYNAGPEAVRQYQGIPPYKETRGYVKRVLAYYKKFHADFR from the coding sequence ATGGGCAGCACGGGAAAGAGCCTGCGAAGAGCAGCGTGGCTGGCGGCCGCGCTGGCGGCGTTCCTTCTCCCGCGCGCAGCCGATGCGCAGATCTACGTGTACAAGGACGAGTACGGGCGCACGTTCTTCACGGACGCGCCGCCGCACGACGGCTACGAGGCCTACCACCCGAAAGGCACCTTGAAGGTGCGCCCGGGCGCGCGCGGGCCCACGCCGGTGGACCAGCGCAGCTTCGACGCTGCGATCCGCCGGGCGTCACGCCAGCACGGCGTGTCGGCGGCGCTGGTCAAGGCGGTCATCGCCGCCGAGTCGGGCTTCGACCGCTGGGCAGAGTCCACCAAAGGCGCGCGCGGGCTCATGCAGCTCATGCCCGCAACGGCCGACGAGCTAGGGGTGGACGATGCCTACGACCCGTGGCAGAACATCGACGGGGGAACCAAGTACTTGTGCGAGCTGATCGATCGCTTCCCCGGTGAGCTCGAGCTGGCGCTCGCGGCCTACAACGCCGGGCCCGAGGCCGTGCGCCAGTATCAGGGCATTCCCCCGTACAAAGAGACACGCGGCTACGTCAAACGCGTGCTGGCCTACTACAAGAAGTTCCATGCAGATTTCCGCTGA
- the nadB gene encoding L-aspartate oxidase codes for MARSCDFLVIGSGIAGLSFALRAAEHGSVVVVTKKGTAESATNYAQGGIAAVLGPEDSFEDHVRDTLVAGAGLCNEAAVRFVVEQGPDAVRGLMTLGVRFDPSERAPGYDLGREGGHTQRRVLHAADFTGQEIERVLVERCESNPRIELLSNRISVDLVTTQKLGVPGPARICGAYVLDPETGAVESFRARIVLLATGGCGKTYLYTSNPDIASGDGIAMAFRAGATIANMEFIQFHPTCLYHPDARSFLISEAVRGEGAVLRNRAGEAFMTRYDPRADLAPRDVVARSIDFELKRSGDDCVYLDCTALDPGFARSRFPNIYERCLRYGFDLTKQPLPVVPAAHYACGGVRTDLSGESDIENLFAAGEVACTGLHGANRLASNSLLEGVVFGRAAARAAVERLPRVTEPPPFPAWNPGEAVDPTETVLVNANWDEIRRLMWNYVGIVRSDKRLDRARHRIVNLAREIRDYYWHVVLTPDLVELRNLATVAELIIRSASARHESRGLHYTVDYPETDPVPRDTVLKAPLPPL; via the coding sequence ATGGCGCGCTCCTGCGACTTCCTGGTGATCGGCAGCGGCATCGCGGGGCTCTCGTTCGCATTGCGCGCGGCTGAGCACGGCTCGGTCGTGGTGGTGACGAAGAAGGGCACCGCGGAGTCGGCCACGAACTACGCGCAGGGCGGGATTGCCGCCGTTCTGGGACCCGAGGACTCGTTCGAGGACCACGTGCGCGACACCCTGGTCGCGGGCGCGGGCCTGTGCAACGAGGCCGCCGTGCGCTTCGTCGTGGAGCAGGGCCCGGACGCCGTGCGCGGGCTCATGACGCTGGGCGTGCGCTTCGATCCCAGCGAGCGCGCGCCCGGCTACGACCTGGGCCGCGAAGGCGGGCACACGCAGCGGCGGGTGCTGCACGCGGCCGACTTCACGGGCCAGGAGATCGAGCGCGTGCTGGTCGAGCGCTGTGAGTCGAACCCGCGCATCGAGTTACTCTCCAACCGCATCAGCGTGGACCTGGTCACCACGCAGAAGCTCGGCGTGCCCGGACCCGCGCGCATCTGCGGCGCCTACGTGCTCGACCCGGAGACCGGCGCGGTCGAGAGCTTCCGCGCGCGCATCGTGCTGCTGGCGACCGGCGGCTGCGGGAAGACCTACCTGTACACCTCGAACCCCGACATCGCCTCCGGCGACGGAATCGCCATGGCGTTCCGGGCCGGCGCCACGATCGCGAACATGGAGTTCATCCAGTTCCACCCCACGTGCCTCTACCACCCCGACGCGCGCTCGTTCCTGATCAGCGAGGCGGTGCGCGGCGAGGGTGCGGTGCTGCGCAACCGCGCGGGCGAAGCCTTCATGACCCGCTACGACCCGCGTGCCGACCTCGCGCCGCGCGACGTCGTGGCGCGCTCGATCGACTTCGAGCTCAAGCGCTCGGGTGACGACTGCGTGTATCTCGACTGCACGGCGCTCGACCCGGGCTTTGCACGCTCGCGCTTCCCGAACATCTACGAGCGCTGCCTGCGCTACGGCTTCGACCTGACCAAACAGCCGCTGCCGGTCGTGCCCGCCGCGCACTACGCCTGCGGCGGCGTGCGCACCGACCTGTCGGGCGAGTCCGACATCGAGAACTTGTTCGCGGCGGGCGAGGTCGCGTGCACGGGCCTGCACGGCGCGAACCGGCTGGCGTCGAACTCACTGCTCGAGGGCGTGGTGTTCGGGCGCGCGGCGGCCCGCGCAGCCGTCGAACGCCTGCCGCGCGTGACCGAGCCCCCACCCTTCCCCGCCTGGAACCCCGGTGAAGCCGTCGACCCGACCGAAACGGTGCTCGTCAACGCGAACTGGGACGAGATCCGGCGACTCATGTGGAACTACGTGGGCATCGTGCGCAGCGACAAGCGCCTGGACCGCGCGCGCCACCGGATCGTGAACCTGGCGCGCGAGATCCGCGACTACTACTGGCACGTGGTCCTCACGCCCGATCTGGTCGAGCTGCGCAACCTGGCCACGGTGGCCGAGCTCATCATCCGCTCCGCGTCGGCGCGCCACGAGAGCCGCGGCCTGCACTACACGGTCGACTACCCCGAGACCGACCCCGTGCCGCGAGACACCGTTCTGAAGGCGCCGCTGCCGCCGCTGTGA
- a CDS encoding YtxH domain-containing protein codes for MTVQELIDHLPPRQDMIRLARYLGSLRRPARTELVMYGVAGALIGAGLALLFAPSRGSELRRALGDRIEEYWRNAAEYAANGHDRERAQGL; via the coding sequence ATGACGGTCCAAGAGCTCATCGACCATCTTCCGCCTCGCCAGGACATGATTCGCCTCGCGCGCTATCTCGGCTCACTGCGGCGGCCCGCGCGCACCGAGCTCGTGATGTACGGCGTCGCCGGTGCGCTGATCGGCGCGGGGCTCGCGCTGTTGTTCGCGCCCTCGCGCGGCAGTGAGCTGCGGCGTGCGCTGGGGGACCGGATCGAGGAGTACTGGCGCAACGCCGCCGAGTACGCAGCGAACGGACACGACCGCGAGCGCGCCCAGGGGCTGTGA
- a CDS encoding nucleotidyltransferase, with amino-acid sequence MLPGACSHEGSSGDPAALAEVLSRSVGALEGAEVPYLLIGGLASAVLGRPRCSSDVDLLVAPEAAPRALEALSRAGFETEITNPAWLYKAFSNGILVDLLFKTTGDIYLDRDMLRRGSHHSFLGTRVRVVAPEDLIVIKALVHDEETPRHWHDALALLRRRDLDWEYLVERAQRGPRRVLSLLVYALSSDLWVPSRPVRRLAEQVLFE; translated from the coding sequence GTGCTTCCTGGCGCATGCAGCCACGAGGGATCGAGCGGCGACCCCGCCGCGCTGGCCGAGGTGCTGTCGCGCTCGGTCGGCGCGCTCGAAGGCGCCGAGGTTCCGTACCTGTTGATCGGCGGGCTCGCCTCGGCCGTGCTCGGGCGGCCTCGCTGCTCGAGCGACGTGGACCTGCTGGTCGCCCCCGAGGCCGCGCCGCGCGCGCTCGAAGCGCTGTCCCGCGCCGGCTTCGAGACCGAGATCACCAACCCCGCCTGGCTCTACAAGGCCTTTTCGAACGGGATCCTGGTGGACCTGTTGTTCAAGACCACGGGCGACATCTATCTCGACCGCGATATGCTGCGCCGCGGGAGTCACCACTCGTTCCTGGGCACGCGCGTGCGTGTGGTCGCCCCCGAGGACCTGATCGTGATCAAGGCGCTCGTGCACGACGAGGAGACGCCGCGGCACTGGCACGACGCGCTGGCGCTGCTGCGGCGCCGGGACCTCGACTGGGAGTATCTCGTGGAGCGCGCGCAGCGCGGGCCGCGGCGTGTGCTGTCGCTCCTGGTCTACGCCCTGTCGAGTGACTTGTGGGTGCCGAGCCGGCCGGTGCGCCGGCTGGCCGAGCAGGTGTTGTTCGAGTGA
- a CDS encoding phage holin family protein, whose amino-acid sequence MANGIATTGLLAGVIRVFEAGERLLVDQTELVRLESRERIASFAARVGFAVAAALFLFTAWIGAFVAAIVALDTLPLAARIALAALVQLVVGIALLLVARRGKGDIDATH is encoded by the coding sequence ATGGCGAACGGCATCGCGACGACCGGCCTGCTCGCGGGAGTGATCCGCGTGTTCGAGGCCGGCGAGCGCCTGCTCGTCGACCAGACCGAGCTCGTGCGGCTCGAGTCACGCGAGCGCATCGCGAGCTTCGCGGCGCGCGTGGGGTTCGCAGTCGCGGCGGCCCTGTTCCTGTTCACCGCGTGGATCGGCGCCTTCGTCGCGGCGATCGTCGCGCTCGACACGCTGCCGCTCGCCGCGCGCATCGCGCTCGCGGCGCTCGTGCAGCTCGTGGTCGGCATCGCGCTGCTGCTGGTCGCACGGCGTGGGAAGGGAGACATCGATGCAACACACTGA